CTGATGATGGTTTGGAGCAAGAGGTTGTGGACGTATCTGTAGATAGTATAGAAGAGGTTGATTCAGAGACATGGGAAGTGACAACAAGCGAGACAATTGAATTAATTTATGAAAGCGGCAATACGGAAACAGAAGATTACCAGTGGACGTATACGGTAGTATCAACAGATGATGGCTATCAACTGTCAGATTTAGAATAATCGATGCAGCCAGGGGGAAACTTCTGGCTGTTTATTTCTAATAAAATACTTGACCCTGTGCCCCTTTTTCCGATAATCTATAAATTACGAATATAAATGAAGCGAGGAAGTTAGACAGTGAATATGTATACAGATAAACGGACAGATTTTTATAAAGACCGGTATGAGAATAGAGCGAGATTAATTATTAAATGTCCAGATCAGCCGGGCATTGTGTCAGCAATTTCTACGTTCTTATGGAACCAGCAGGCAAATATTGTATCGTCTAATCAATATACGCAAAATCCAAAAGGTGGCGAGTTTTTCATGCGCCTTGATTTTGAATATCAGCCTGGAACAGATATAGAAAAATTAAAGCAGGAATTTCAGGAAATTGCAGACCGTTTTCAAATGGAATGGCGTTTTAGCCTTGTCCACGAATTGAAAAATATCGCTATCTTTGTTTCCAAAGAGCCGCATTGTTTACTGGAGTTGTTATGGGAATGGCAAAGCGGTGATTTAATGGCAAATATTCCAGTTGTTATCAGTAATCATGAAAATTCCCGGCAATTGGTGGAAGGATTGGGGATTGATTTCTATCATCTGCCGATTACGAAAGAAACCAAACAAGAGGTAGAGGCGAAACAAAAAGAAATTTTAGAGGACTATGATATTGATTTAATTGTTCTGGCAAGGTATATGCAGATTCTTTCCCCAACCTTTGTAGATGTGTTTAAAAACAGAATTATTAATATCCATCATTCCTTCTTGCCGGCATTTATTGGGGCAAAGCCGTATGAACGAGCTTTTGAAAGAGGGGTAAAAATGATTGGGGCAACTTCTCACTATGTCACCAATGATTTGGATGAAGGTCCAATTATTGAGCAGGGAACAGAACCGGTCGGCCACGAACACAATGTCGATGATTTGAAAAAAATTGGACAGTCCATTGAACGCCGGGTGCTTTCGCAGGCTGTGAAATGGCATTTGGAAGATCGGATTATTGTATACGGAAATAAAACAATTGTATTTGAATAAGAGAAGAAAAGGAGATGCTGCTTCATAATTTGAACAGCATCTCCTTTATTTTTTAATTACTGTTTCTCCGTTTCCCGTTCCCAGCATTCGATGCCGGTTTGGTCATCCAAAGTGTCTTTGTAAAAGACAGGGTCTTTTCCTTCTTTTCGCTGCTTCACATAATCTTTTAATAAAATGTTGGCTTTTTTAAACAAGACAGAAATGGCATAAAGGTTAATCAATGCCAGTAACGCCATGGTTACGTCTGCTAACGACCAGACTAAGCCAAAGGAAGCCAGCGAACCGAACACAACCATGGCCAGTGCGGCAATACGATAGATAAACCGAATGGTTTTAGAATCTTTTATATAAGCCAGGTTGTTCTCACCGTAATAATAATTCCCCAGAATCGAACTGAATGCGAAAAGGAAAATCGCGATAGCTATAAAAATAGCTGCCCAATCGCCCAGCATTTGGGAGAAGGCTGTTTGGGTCAAG
The nucleotide sequence above comes from Oceanobacillus timonensis. Encoded proteins:
- the purU gene encoding formyltetrahydrofolate deformylase, with the protein product MYTDKRTDFYKDRYENRARLIIKCPDQPGIVSAISTFLWNQQANIVSSNQYTQNPKGGEFFMRLDFEYQPGTDIEKLKQEFQEIADRFQMEWRFSLVHELKNIAIFVSKEPHCLLELLWEWQSGDLMANIPVVISNHENSRQLVEGLGIDFYHLPITKETKQEVEAKQKEILEDYDIDLIVLARYMQILSPTFVDVFKNRIINIHHSFLPAFIGAKPYERAFERGVKMIGATSHYVTNDLDEGPIIEQGTEPVGHEHNVDDLKKIGQSIERRVLSQAVKWHLEDRIIVYGNKTIVFE